Part of the Methanotorris formicicus Mc-S-70 genome is shown below.
GTTGCGATGTTTTCTAAGCATATTCACGCTGTAAGCAAGAAAGGGCTGAGTGTTAAGCTCTTACTCTTCACAATCGCTTATAATCTTAAAGTGTTAGATGAAGTTAATTCAATTAAATAAATATTTAAATTTGTGATGGGAATTACGGTATTAATAACTAAATGGTGATAAAATGAAAGTTATCGAAGGTGGCGTCTGTGCACCAAAAGGATTTAAAGCAAATGGAGTAAAAGAAGGAAAATATGGCGTTGCATTAATAGTTTCAGAAAAAGAGGCGGTTGCAAGTGGGGTTTTTACAACAAATAAGGTTGTTGCACACCCTGTTGTATTATCAAAAGAAATCTTAAAGAACAATGACAAAATAAAAGCAATCGTGGCAAATAGTGGTAATGCAAACTGCTTTACAAAAAACGGTATGGAAGATGCAAAAGAAATGATAAGAGAAACTGCAAAACTTCTCAATATTAAAGAAAATGAAATATTAATTGCTTCAACAGGAGTTATTGGAAGAAAGATGCCAATGGATATTATAAAGGAGAAGATAAATGAGGCATATAACTTATTAAAAAAAGAAAACAACTCATTAAATGCAGCAAAGGCAATAATGACAACAGATTCCTTCCCAAAAGAGATTGCCGTTGAGTTTGAGGTCAATGGAAAAAAAGTGAGAATTGGGGTAATAGGTAAAGGTGCTGGAATGATTGCACCAAACATGTTGCATGCAACAATGCTCTGCTTTATAACAACCGATATAGCAGTTGATAGGGAAGATTTGACAAGAATTCTTCAAAATGCCATTGATGAGAGTTTCAACAATGCAGTTGTTGATGGAGATACCTCAACAAACGACACTGTCTTTATCCTTGCAAATGGAGAAAGTGGAGTTTGCTATGAGGAATGCAAAGAGGTATTTGAAAACGCACTGAAGTTTGTTTGCACTGAGATTGCTAAGATGATTGTAAAGGATGGAGAGGGAGCAACAAAATTCATGGAGGTTGTTGTTAAAGGAGCAAAAACAAAAGAAGATGCTAAAAGGGCATCAATGGCAGTTGTTAAATCCCTCTTAGTTAAAACTGCATTATTTGGAGAGGATCCAAATTGGGGAAGGATTGTAGCGGCGGTTGGTTATAGTGGAGTGGAAATGGATATGGATAAGATTGAT
Proteins encoded:
- the argJ gene encoding bifunctional ornithine acetyltransferase/N-acetylglutamate synthase; translated protein: MKVIEGGVCAPKGFKANGVKEGKYGVALIVSEKEAVASGVFTTNKVVAHPVVLSKEILKNNDKIKAIVANSGNANCFTKNGMEDAKEMIRETAKLLNIKENEILIASTGVIGRKMPMDIIKEKINEAYNLLKKENNSLNAAKAIMTTDSFPKEIAVEFEVNGKKVRIGVIGKGAGMIAPNMLHATMLCFITTDIAVDREDLTRILQNAIDESFNNAVVDGDTSTNDTVFILANGESGVCYEECKEVFENALKFVCTEIAKMIVKDGEGATKFMEVVVKGAKTKEDAKRASMAVVKSLLVKTALFGEDPNWGRIVAAVGYSGVEMDMDKIDVILSDNKREVYLVKEGEQIADEGTEELKLAEEIMKNKEIKIIVNLNIGNEENTAYGCDLSYEYVKINSEYTT